The window AAATATCAAGTGAATTGAAGATATTTTAATCAAACATCCTGATTTTCAACAACTTGCTGGTAAAAAAGCATTAATAAATGATTATTTTAATGATAAAACAATTATTATTGATGCTACAGAAACACCCATTCAACGCCCAAAAAAAGACAAAAACAATCTTATTCAGGAAAAAAGAAAAAACACACTATTAAAACACAAGTAATTATTGAAAAAGAAAGCAAAATAATTATTGCAACAAATTTTTTTCTCGGTAAAAAGCATGATTTTTGTTTATTTAAAGAATCAAAAATCCCAATTTTAAAAAATACTAAATTAATAGTTGATAATGGTTATCAAGGAATACAAAAAATTCATAGTAATGTTCTAATACCTAAGAAAAAAACAAAGAAAAACCCTTTAAATAAAGAACAAAAACATAATAATAAATTAATTTCAAAAATGAGAATTATTATTGAAAATATTTTTGCTATTCTTAAAAAATTTAAAATTATTACTGAAAAATATCGTAATCGTAGAAAACGATTTAGTTTAAGATTTAATTTAATTGCTTCAATTTATAATTTGCAATTATAGATAACATAAAATATTTATTTAAAATTAAATTTAAATAATAAAATAATTTTTTGTTGTGTCAAAATTTACACATTTAATAAAATCCATAAGTATTAACCTAATAAAAGTTAGAAATTACTATATAGTATTTTTTATTTACAAATAATTTGTAATTATTTTAATAAGTAATGCAAGAAGTCTATTTAAAGAATCAAAAATCCCAATTTTAAAAAATACTAAATTAATAGTTGATAATGGTTATCAAGGAATACAAAAAATTCATAGTAATGTTCTAATACCTAAGAAAAAAACAAAGAAAAACCCTTTAAATAAAGAACAAAAACATAATAATAAATTAATTTCAAAAATGAGAATTATTATTGAAAATATTTTTGCTATTCTTAAAAAATTTAAAATTATTACTGAAAAATATCGTAATCGTAGAAAACGATTTAGTTTAAGATTTAATTTAATTGCTTCAATTTATAATTTGCAATTATAGATAACATAAAATATTTATTTAAAATTAAATTTAAATAATAAAATAATTTTTTGTTGTGTCAAAATTTACACATTTAATAAAATCCATAAGTATTAACCTAATAAAAGTTAGAAATTACTATATAGTATTTTTTATTTACAAATAATTTGTAATTATTTTAATAAGTAATGCAAGAAGTCTATTAAAGAACGAAATATTAATGTTAATAATCGTATAACTGTTGGTCATTGAGAAGGTGATATTGTAGTATCATCACGAGGTAAAAGTAAATCATGTTTAATAACTTTAGTTGAAAGAACATCAAGATTTACTTTAGCAATGTTAGTTGAAAATAGAACTACTAAAGTTGTTAACGAAAACATTAGCCATTATTTATCAATTCTTCCAAATAATCTTGTTAAGACTATAACATTTGATAGGGGTAAAGAATTTTCTAATTGACAACAACTTGAAAAAAATTTAAATGTGAAAATTTATTTTGCTAATGCGTATTCGCCTTGACAAAGAGGTACTAATGAAAATACTAATGGTTTAATTAGAGAAAAATTTCCTAAAAAATTTAATTTTTCAAATACTACTAAAAATGCAGTTCATAAATTTATATTGTCTTTAAACCAAAGACCAAGAAAAATACTAAATTATCTTTCACCAATCGAATATTTGGTTAGAAAAATAATTTAGTTGCACTTAACTTTACAATTTGGCATTACTAAATTGTTTTTCTTGTCCAGTAAAAATTCGATAAATATTTTGATAGTGTCGTAAAATAACAATTAAAACAATCAAACCAACAATTAATTGAGTTCAATAATTAGGCAATAAGTAAGAAAAAAATAATTCGGAGTGATTAATTCACATATTTACAGGCAAATTGTTTATTTGCTTAATTCAAGAGCAACAAAAAATAGATATGGTACATATTAATGAAGCAATAGAAACAACGCGAATAATTAAAAATATTGTTCATCATACAATAGTTGCAATAATAAAATAAATCGGATTAAGAAAAAGTGTAAAGCCTAAAAAGGGCCCAACACCTTTGCCACCTTTAAATTTATGATAAATTGGTAAGCAATGTCCGAAAACTGCAAAAACAGCACTAATATAAACTGAGGTTTCACTAAGAGTAAAGGCTGATGAATTAATTAGTGATAGTAATTTTACAATTGCTAAAACAATACCAATTTTTAAACCATCTAAAATAAG is drawn from Spiroplasma endosymbiont of Asaphidion curtum and contains these coding sequences:
- a CDS encoding IS5 family transposase (programmed frameshift) codes for the protein MKFDKFNFINDKELLRLTGIKQSTFNKMLNILKEAELKKFKRGGKNNKLSLENRLLMTLSYWREYRTYFHLGKSFDISEASCYRNIKWIEDILIKHPDFQQLAGKKALINDYFNDKTIIIDATETPIQRPKKGQKQSYSGKKKKHTIKTQVIIEKESKIIIATNFFLGKKHDFCLFKESKIPILKNTKLIVDNGYQGIQKIHSNVLIPKKKTKKNPLNKEQKHNNKLISKMRIIIENIFAILKKFKIITEKYRNRRKRFSLRFNLIASIYNLQL
- a CDS encoding IS30 family transposase; its protein translation is MTVGHWEGDIVVSSRGKSKSCLITLVERTSRFTLAMLVENRTTKVVNENISHYLSILPNNLVKTITFDRGKEFSNWQQLEKNLNVKIYFANAYSPWQRGTNENTNGLIREKFPKKFNFSNTTKNAVHKFILSLNQRPRKILNYLSPIEYLVRKII
- the plsY gene encoding glycerol-3-phosphate 1-O-acyltransferase PlsY yields the protein MSTASIIMTTLGCVIGYLAGSLSPTILISKYYFKTDVRDHYSKNAGATNAARIMGTKFGLIILILDGLKIGIVLAIVKLLSLINSSAFTLSETSVYISAVFAVFGHCLPIYHKFKGGKGVGPFLGFTLFLNPIYFIIATIVWWTIFLIIRVVSIASLICTISIFCCSWIKQINNLPVNMWINHSELFFSYLLPNYWTQLIVGLIVLIVILRHYQNIYRIFTGQEKQFSNAKL